Below is a window of Roseivirga misakiensis DNA.
CTAGCATAGACAACTGGATTTTTTTCACCGTAGTGAATACGCCGTTTTCGTCAGGAATAGGATCTCCATGCGGATCGTGTTTTGGGAAACCAAGGAATTCGTCTAGCCGGCTGATGAGTAGGGGAGATTTAATATGTTCTAATTGCTCGGCGATCTCGTGGACCTCATCCCAATGAAACTTGAGTTTGTCGACAAGAAACACTTCCCACAAGCGGTGCTTGCGAATTACTTTCAGGGCGACTTCTTTTCCCTTGTCAGATACTTTTACTCCACGATACTTTTGATAGTCTACCACTTTCTTTTTTGAAAGTTTACCAATCATATCACTGACAGAAGCTGCCGTAGTTTGCATTTCATCGGCCAAGGCATTCGTGTTGACTCGGTGATGGCCATTTTCAGAAAGGTGGTATATGGCTTTCAGGTAGTTTTCCTCTGCAAAGCTAAACATAACGTACGCATTGTTGAATAATCAAATATAGTATTTAGATAAGTCTAAAAAAAATATGTGATATAGCTAAATCATATAAAGTGAAGCCATATCAATTGAATATCATTGAGTTAACAAGATTAAATAAATTTTTTAGACAAATCTAAAAATGACTAATTAATCAGCTAGGATAGCCAGTAGCTTGGGGGATTCTGTACTCCAGAGACTCTCTGAAACATCCCCTGTTGTATAAAATGCTGTAGTTTCTAATTGGTTAAGAAGTTCTTCTGGAACAAAATTGTAGGGGTCGATTGTGACTGCTGCGTTAAAGCTTTGACAGAAAGAAATCCAATTAGGATTATTGATGAGAAGTATAGGTAGCTTATTCGCCGTGTATTCGAATAGTCTTGTGAGAAGCTTTTCGTCATTCATGCCGTTATTGGCCTTTTTAAATACAAAACCGAAATCTGCCTGATGAATGGCCTCTACGATTTCAGTATGTGGAACAAGGTGGTCTCCACCGTTTAAAGAGATAAAGTCTAGATCTTTAATTTCCTCCTTCAGTCTCACTAAATCACGTTTTAGAGCACAATATCCAACTATTTTGAGTCGGATATTCTCGTTTAATCGATGTAGGTTCTTGGTAACCTCAATCGCTTCAAATACCCCGTTTGAATCAGCTATGGTTCCTGTAAAGACAAGTGATATTCGATCAGACTGATGTTTGGAATCATCTATACGTGAAGTAACAAGCGGTACGTATTTGTTCTCAATAATTGTCGATCGTTTACTAAGAAAGGGTAGTTGCTTTAAATAGACTCGCTCTGCCAAAATATATTGATCTACGAAAGGCTTAGAAATCCATTCTTTGAGCCTTACCCACGCCGCAATAAATGGTTTTAGTGGGGCAGGGAATACCGCCGTGTTTCTGATGTTCTTTGCATAGTTTTCTCTGATATCATAGATAAAAGTGCCACCAAATAAAATTTTGTATAAAGATGTAACTATCAGTAATTCATGTGTGTTAGCAATAATTACTTTAGGTTTTACTTTAATGTAAATTCTAAATACTTTAAAAGGCTTTAAAAGACGGGAAAAACTTAATCTAGTAAAGCTTTTTAAAGGGTGAAAAGTAATGTTCTCGACCGCTCTTGTATTTTTTGAATCAAAGCCTATGATATTAACATCATATGTATTTGTTTCAGCGATTGAAAGCCCAAATTTATCCAGCATACGAGTGTCATCAATTGGTTTCAACAAGGATGCGATGACTAATTTGGTTTTTTTCATTGGTGCACATTAAGTTAAAAAAAATTGAAGCAATTATGGAATTGAGGGATATCATTGAGCGGGCATGGAAAGATCGCAGCTTATTGAAAGATAAAGAAGTGATTTTAGCTATTAAAACCATCATCGAAGACCTAGATAGAGGAGAAAGAAGAGTAGCAGAGCCGACGGCTGATGGTTGGGTGGTGAATGAATGGATTAAAAAAGCGGTAATTCTTTATTTCCCGATTCGTAAAATGCAGACTATAGAAGTGGGTCCCTTTGAATTTCATGATAAAATGAAGTTGAAGAAAGGGTACGCTCAAAAAGGAATTAGAGTTGTGCCTCACGCGATCGCCAGGTATGGTGCTTATGTAAGTAGTGGTGTCATTATGATGCCTTCTTATGTCAATATAGGAGCTTATGTAGATGAAGGCACAATGGTGGATACTTGGGCTACTGTAGGGAGTTGTGCCCAAATAGGTAAAAATGTCCATTTAAGCGGTGGTGTAGGTATTGGCGGTGTTTTGGAGCCTTTGCAAGCCGCACCAGTCATTGTGGAAGATGGTGCGTTCATTGGTTCTCGCTGTATTGTAGTTGAGGGCGTGAAAATTGGTAAGGAAGCAGTTTTAGGCGCCAATGTTACCTTAACAGCAAGTTCTAAAGTCATTGATGTAACGGGTGATGAGCCGATAGAATACAAGGGTTATGTACCAGATCGTGCGGTAGTGATTCCAGGAAGCTACACCAAAAAGTTTCCGGCAGGAGAGTATAATGTACCTGCAGCGCTAATTATTGGAAAGAGAAAAGAAAGTACAGATAAGAAGACATCACTAAATGATGCGCTGCGTGAAAATGATGTAGCGGTATAAGATTTTGAGTCATGATTCCCTAAATGGGAATTTTGCGACATAGATAATTTCAATAAGGCACTGATATTCAGTGTCTTATTTTTTTGGAGAATATGTTGCTCCCAATCAATCGGATTTTGAGTTTTTGATATTGGGAAGCAAATTTTGATTTGCATGAGGGAGTTCTTTCACCCTCTCCACGGAAAGAGGCCTTCGGGCCTCTTTCTTATTTTGCCAACGGTGTAAATACCAAACCTCATTGAACAAGAGATCGTAGAAAGAAGTTAATAAAAGATGAATCCTAATTAACTAAGGATGTTTTTGCGATAGTGGTGAAAACACTACATTTGCGCAGAATTTATTGAGGAGAGAATTTCAAATGAAATATTTAAAGTCAACATGTCTCTTGATTGCATTGCTAATGTTCACAGCATGCGGTGCCGACGTAACTAGAGAGGCTGACAATTTATATAAGGCTGGAAAGTACAAAGAAGCTATAGTTGCTTACAACGAATATATCGATACCAAACCCAAAGATGTGAAGTCTATTTACAACCGCGGTAGAGCATATGAGCAGATAGGTGATTTGGAAAGTGCAAGGAAGGACTTTACACGAGTGCTTGATCTAGATATCAATAACCTGAATGCTAATTTGAGTATGGGGCAATATTGGTATGGAAAAAAGGATTTCAACAAAGCAATTGCATTTTTTGATAAAGTGATCGAAGTAGATGGGAGAGAATCTATGGCATATCTCTTGAAAGGCCGATCACTTCACCAAAAGGCTGATTTCGACGCAGCTAGAGCTAATTATGACCTGGCGATCGACTTTGATAAGAAAAATGCTGAGGCGTTTTTATACCGAGGTGCGCTC
It encodes the following:
- a CDS encoding metal-dependent transcriptional regulator, with the protein product MFSFAEENYLKAIYHLSENGHHRVNTNALADEMQTTAASVSDMIGKLSKKKVVDYQKYRGVKVSDKGKEVALKVIRKHRLWEVFLVDKLKFHWDEVHEIAEQLEHIKSPLLISRLDEFLGFPKHDPHGDPIPDENGVFTTVKKIQLSMLDIGTPCQVVTVNDSGNSFLKYLDKVGITIGTKISIDDKNDFDGSIDITINQNKSITISQTAAENILVTNL
- a CDS encoding glycosyltransferase family protein; the protein is MKKTKLVIASLLKPIDDTRMLDKFGLSIAETNTYDVNIIGFDSKNTRAVENITFHPLKSFTRLSFSRLLKPFKVFRIYIKVKPKVIIANTHELLIVTSLYKILFGGTFIYDIRENYAKNIRNTAVFPAPLKPFIAAWVRLKEWISKPFVDQYILAERVYLKQLPFLSKRSTIIENKYVPLVTSRIDDSKHQSDRISLVFTGTIADSNGVFEAIEVTKNLHRLNENIRLKIVGYCALKRDLVRLKEEIKDLDFISLNGGDHLVPHTEIVEAIHQADFGFVFKKANNGMNDEKLLTRLFEYTANKLPILLINNPNWISFCQSFNAAVTIDPYNFVPEELLNQLETTAFYTTGDVSESLWSTESPKLLAILAD
- a CDS encoding 2,3,4,5-tetrahydropyridine-2,6-dicarboxylate N-succinyltransferase produces the protein MELRDIIERAWKDRSLLKDKEVILAIKTIIEDLDRGERRVAEPTADGWVVNEWIKKAVILYFPIRKMQTIEVGPFEFHDKMKLKKGYAQKGIRVVPHAIARYGAYVSSGVIMMPSYVNIGAYVDEGTMVDTWATVGSCAQIGKNVHLSGGVGIGGVLEPLQAAPVIVEDGAFIGSRCIVVEGVKIGKEAVLGANVTLTASSKVIDVTGDEPIEYKGYVPDRAVVIPGSYTKKFPAGEYNVPAALIIGKRKESTDKKTSLNDALRENDVAV
- a CDS encoding tetratricopeptide repeat protein; amino-acid sequence: MFTACGADVTREADNLYKAGKYKEAIVAYNEYIDTKPKDVKSIYNRGRAYEQIGDLESARKDFTRVLDLDINNLNANLSMGQYWYGKKDFNKAIAFFDKVIEVDGRESMAYLLKGRSLHQKADFDAARANYDLAIDFDKKNAEAFLYRGALKIVQNKKRSACNDLNRALALGAQDAKAALAKHCK